Within the Microbacterium sp. 1S1 genome, the region CCGACGAGACCACCGGGGTGCCGTTCACCCAGACGTGGCGGGCGGCGGTGGCGTAGGTCTCGGGCAGGACGAAGGTGTCCGTCGCCCGCAGCAGTTCGGGGTCCCACAGGACCAGGTCGGCGAAGGCCCCCTCGGCGACGACGCCCCGGTCGCGGAGGCGGAAGTGCCGCGCGACCGCGCCGGTCATCTTGTGCACGGCCTCCTCCAGCGTGAGGGTGCCCGCGCGCAGTGCGTGATGGCTCAGGAAGTGCTGGGAGCCGTGGAAGAACAGGGGGTGCGGGGTCCGGGCACCGAGGACGCCGTCCCGGCGGGACGTGAAGCCGTCCACGCCGAGGAGGAAGCGCTCATGGCGCACCGCCTCGGCGACGTGGTCGGGATGGAACAGCGCTCCCATGAACTGCACGGCTCCGAGGTCGCCACCCGACGCCGCCATGATGTCGAAGTAGGCGTCCCATTCGTCCGTCCCGTTCGCCGCCGCGATCTCCGGGAGGATCAGCCCCTCCCAGTCGGGGGTGGCCGGGCTCACCGCCAGCCGGACGCGCTCCCACTGGCCCCGGTGCACGAAGCGCCAGTACCGGTCGGCGTCCGCACGCACCCGCGCACGCACCGCCGGATCGCGGAGGGCGGCGGCCGCGGCCTCCTCCCCGGCCGAGAGCAGCCAGTCGGGCAGCAGTCCCGCGGCGAGCCCGATGCCGTCGGGATAGGGGGTCATGTCCGCGAGGACGTCGACCCCGGACCGGCGCTCGCTCTCCAGCCGGGCCACCGCCTCCTCCCACGCCCCCTCGTGGGCGCCGGTGTCGTGCCGCACGTTCAGATGCGACAGCTGCGCGCGCAGCTCCCCGGCGTGGACGACGCGGAAGAACTCCGCCACGGCCTCCGCGAGCGCCATATCCCGGTTGCGGATGTGGCTGGCGTACATGGCGTCGTGGCGTCCCGCCACGCGGGCCAGCGCCTCCAGCTCCGGCGTCGAGGCGTTGCGCCCCGCGCCGTACTCCAGGCCGGAGCTGAAACCCAGCGCGCCGGCGTCGAGCGCCTCGTGGAGGTGCCGCTCCATGGTGCGCACCAGGTCGCCCTCCGTCCGCGCGGCGGCGCGACGCAGACCCGTGTGCCCGACGAACCAGGCGAGGTTCTGCGCCGTGCCGCCGTCGTGCACGACGGCGAGGAGGTCGGCGAACGACCGCCAGCGCACCTCACCGTCGTAACCGAAGGCCGCGAGTGCCCGGCGGGCGGTCTCCTCGTCGCCGTCGGCGATCGGCGCGTACGTGACGCCGCAGTTGCCCACGACCTCGGTCGTCACCCCCTGGTGCACCGTGCTCAGTGCATCGCGGTTTCCGAGGACCGACCAGTCGCTGTGGCTGTGCGGGTCGATGAGCCCCGGGGTGAGGAGCAGGCCGCCCGCGTCGAGCTCCGCGGCGGCGGCGATGCCGGCCTCAGGCGCGACGACCGCGATGCGATCGCCGACGATCCCGACGTCGGCCGGGAACGGCTCCGCCCCGGTGCCGTCGATGACGGTCGCCCCGCGGATGAGGAGGTCGACCACGACGTCAGAGCACCTTCCCGAGGAACGCCCGCGCCCGCTCGGTCTGCGCGTGGGACAGCAGCTGCTGCGGGGTGCCGCTCTCGACGATGCGCCCGTCGTCCATGTAGATGACACGGTCGGCGACCTCGCGGGCGAAGCCGATCTCGTGCGTGACGACGACCATCGTCATGCCCTCCTGCGCGAGCCCCTTCATCACGGAGAGGACCTCGCCGACGATCTCGGGGTCCAGCGCCGAGGTCGGCTCGTCGAAGAGCATCACGCGCGGCTGCATCGCGAGGGCGCGGGCGATCGCGACGCGCTGGGCCTGCCCGCCGGACAGGTTGCCCGGGTGGGCGTCGGCCTTGGCGGACAGCCCGACCTTCGCCAGCAGGGCGTCGGCCCGCGCGGCGGCCTCCGACGCCCCGATGCCGAGCACCTTGCGCGGGGCGAGCGTGACGTTCTCCCGCGCCGTGAGGTGGGGGAAGAGGTTGAACTGCTGGAACACCATGCCGACATCGCGGCGGACGGCGGCGAGGTCGGCCCGGCGCTCCTTCGCGGTGAGCAGGTGCCCGTTCACCTCGATGCTGCCGTGGCTGGGCGTCTCCAGCCCGTTCATGCAGCGCAGCAGGGTGCTCTTGCCGGAGCCGGACGCTCCGATGATGCAGACGACCTCGCCTTCGGCGACGTCGCACGTGATCCCGTGCAGCACCTCGGTGGCGCCGAAGCTGAGCCGCAGGTCGGTGACAGTGATCATTTCGAGTCTCCTCGGGAAAGGGTGAGCGCGTCCTCCACCCGGGGCGGGCGCGCATGGATGGTGAGTCGGCGTTCGTAGCGGCGGCCGGCGACGGAGAGGGCGAAGCAGATGACGAAGTAGACCGCCCCCACCACGAGGTAGGCGAGGATCGGCTGGCCTGTCTGCGAGGCGACGATGTTGCCCGCCCGGGTGAGCTCGATCAGGCCGATGACGGCCACCAGCGAGCTGTCCTTGATGAGCACGACGAGGAAGCCGATGCCCGGCGGCACCATGATGCGCGCCGCCTGCGGCATCACCACGAAGCGGAGCTGCTGCGGCCAGGAGAGCCCCAGCGCCTGCGCCGCCTCGAACTGTCCGCGCGGGAGGGCCTGGATGCTGCCGCGGACGATCTCACTGATGTACGCCGAGGCGAAGATCGTGAGGGCGATCACGGCCGCCCAGTAGTCCGGCACGTTGCTGCCCGGCGACATCAGGGGCAGGGCGAAGTAGACGAAGAAGATGATGAGCAGCACGGGGACCCCGCGGATCGCCCCCACCCAGATCGCGCTGATCCAGCGCAGCGGGGCGAACGGGCTGGCCGCGAGGATGCCGGAGAGGACGCCGACCACCCCGCCGAGGAGCACCGCCAGGAGGCAGATCTGCAGCGTCACGAACGCGCCCTGCAGGATGAGGAGGAGATCGGGCAGATCGAACGACGTGAACATCAGGCCACCTTCCAGCGGATCCCGCGCGTCTCCAGGAGACGGGACGCCCCCGCGATGAGGAACGCGACGAGGAAATAGAGCAGGCCGCCGACGACGAACGTCTCGATCGTGCGGAAGGTGCTCGTCGTGATGCCCATCATCACGTGCATGAGCTCGGGCACCGCGACGATGGAGGCGATGGAGGACGCGAGGAACAGCAGGATCACCTGGTTCGTCAGCGACGGCAGGACGTTGCGCAGGGCGGGCACGAGACGCACGTGGAAGAACGTCGTGCGTCGCGAGAGGCCCAGGGCGTCCGCCGCCTCGATCTGCCCCCGCGGGATCGCCTCGAAGCCGGCGCGGTAGATCTCCGCGAGGTACGCGGAGTTGTTGACGCTGAGGGCGAGGATGCCCGCGGTGATCGGGTCGAAGTTGACGCCGACGGACGGCAGGGCGAAGTAGATCAGGTACAGCTGCAGCAGCAGCGGCGTGTTCCGGATCACCTCGACGTACGCGGCGCCGATCGCGCGGAGCACGGGGAGACGGGAGGCGCGCAGCAGGTACACGCCGACGCCCAGCGGCGACCCGATGAGCACGGCCGCGAGGGTGATGAGGATGCTGATGCCGAGGCCGGCGAGCAGCTCGGGCGCATGGGGGATGAGGTCCCCGAAGAACAGTTGCATGAGTTGTCCGTTCCGGCTGCCCCGCCCGGGGCGGGGGCAGCCGAGGAGGTCGCTACTTGATGAGCTCGGGGACGTCGGTGCCGAGCCACTCGTTGTACGAGTCGTTCGCGGCGTCGCTGATGTTGTAGTTCCGGATGAAGTTGTCGACGTAGTTCAGCCATAGCTGGTCGCCCTGCTTCAGCCCCATCGAGACCACGGACGGGCTCAGCTGCGGCGCGTCGACGACGACGAACTCGTCGCCGGAGTCGGCGAGGATCCCCTGGACGACGGAGTTGCTCTCCATCAGGGCGTCGACCTTGCCACTGCGCAGGGCCTGGATGGAGTCGGCGACCGCCTCGAACAGGCTCGCATCGGCCTCCGGGAAGCGCTTCTCGAGGATGGTGGCGGGCACGCTGCCGCGGGTGGCGGCGACGCTGCGGCCGTCGAGGTCGTCGTACGAGGAGATGTCGCTCCCCGTCGGGACCAGGACGACCTGGCCCTCCGCCGCGTAGGGACGGGACATGGCCACCTTCTGCGCACGCTCGTCGAGATTGGTGAGGGCGGCGATGACGATGTCGACCTTGCCGGTCTCCAGCAGCGGGATGCGGTTCGCGTTCGTGGTGGACACGTACTCGATCTCCGCCCCCAGGGAGGCGGCGAGCGCCTGCGCGGCGTCGATGTCGAAGCCCTCGTACTCCCCCGAGCTCTTCATGACTCCGTAGGGCGGGGCGTCCGCGAACACGCCGACGACGAGCGTCTTCTTCTCGAGGACTTTCGTGAGGGTGCTCTCCTGGCCGCCTGCTCCCGCGCTGCCGCTCGAGGTGCACGCGGTGAGGGCGAGGGCGGTCGTCGCGGCCACGGCGAGGCCGGTGAGGATGCGCGTCAACTTCATTGTGATGCCTTTCGGGTTCGGGCCTTCGCGCTGCCGTCGTGCACAACGCTGTGGTCTCTCGTCGCACCGCTGACGGGTGCAGGAACAGACATTACCCACAGATTGCCCAGTTGTCGACAATCGACTATCTTCGGTTTCGGAAGGGGATCCCTTTCCCTCATCACGGTTGGAAGGTCTTCATGCGCATCACCCGAATCGACACGTGCGGACTGCGAGGTGCGACGCCCGAGGGCGGATGGTCGCACGAGCTGCAGCCCGACGACATCGTGCACACCCTCGTGGCGGTCCACACCGACGAGGGCATCGTCGGCGTCGGCAGCGCCTTCACCTCGGAGGCCCTGGTGCGCGGCGCCGTCGACCTGCTCTCCCCGCACCTCATCGGCGAGAACCCGCAGGAGGTCGAGCGCCTGACCGAGACGCTGCACCAGACCGCCTTCTGGATGGGACGCGGCGGATCCCTCACCCACGCGACGAGCGCGATCGACATCGCCCTGTGGGACATCGCCGGCCAGGCGGCCTCCCAGCCCGTCGGACGACTCCTCGGCGGGCGCCACCGCGACCGCGTCCGTCCGTACGCGTCGGTGCTCATGGACGAGGCCGGCCCGATGACCGAGAACCTCGGGGCGCTGGTCGCGGCCGGCTTCTCGGCCTTCAAGATCGGCTGGTGGAAGTTCGGCCGCGTGGACGCGGCGACCGACGAGGCCACCGTCGCCGCCGCGCGGGCCGCGGTCGGCGATCGGCTGCTCGCCGTCGACGCCGGCGGATCCGAGGCCTTCTTCCCGGGCGACAGGGCCTGGGCGAAGCGGACCGCCCGGATGCTCGCCGACTACGACGTCGCCTGGTTCGAAGAGGCCCTCGCCCCGGACGACATCGACGGCTTCGCGGAGCTCCGCGCGACGTCCCCCGTCCGCATCTCGGGCGGAGAGGTGCTCACCCGCCGCCAGAGCTTCCAGCCCTACCTCGACCGGCACGCCTTCGACATCGTGCAGCCCGACACGACGAAGGGCGGAGGACTGAGCGAGTCCCGCCGGATCGGGTGGGCGGCGCAGGACCGCGGCATCCGGCTCATCCCGCACGGCTGGAACACCGGCATCGGGCTCGCCGCCGACCTGCAGCTGGCCTCCGCCCTCTCGGCCACCGACCTCGTCGAGTACAAGACGGGCTCGGCGTACGTCGACGACCTCATCCACGGCGGCTGGACGCTGGACGCCGAGGGCTTCCTCGACATCCCCGCGACGCCCGGGCTCGGAGTGACCCTCGACGAGGACACCCTCGGCCGCTACGGCACCCGCCCCGGGTTCGCCACCGCGACGCCCTGACCGCCCCGCGACCGACCGCAGGAGACCCCCATGCGCCCCACCCCGTCCGACACCCTCACCCGCACCGGCGTGCTGGCCGTGCTCCGCGCGCCCGACGCGAGCCTGTACGAGCCCGTCGTGCGGACCCTCGCCGAGAGCGGCATCCGCTGCATCGAGCTGACCCTGACGACCCCGGGCACGATCGCCGCCCTGCCCCGGCTCATCGCGGCGGCGGGCGAGGCGGAGATCGGGGTGGGGACGGTCCGGGAGGAGCACGAGGCGCGCGCCGCGATCGACGCCGGCGCCCGCTTCCTCGTCTCGCCGGGGATCATGCCCGGGGTGGCGGAGGCGGCCGCCGCCGGGGAGGTGCCGGTCTACCCGGGCGCGATGACGCCGACCGAGGTGGACGCCGCGTGGCGGCTCGGCGCGGCGGCGGTGAAGATCTTCCCCGCCGCGACCGTGGGCCCCGACTACATCGGGCAGCTGCGCGGACCCTTCCCGGACGTGCGCACGCTGCCCTCAGGCGGCATCGCACTGGACGAGATCCCCGCGTGGATCGCCGCCGGCTGCATCGCGGTGAGCCTGGGCGGCCCGCTCCTGGGGGATGCGTTCGCCGGTGGCAGTCTCGTCGCCCTCCGCGATCGCGCTGAGCAGGCGCTCGCGGCCGTCGCCCGCGGACGCGGCGCGTGACCCTCCCGCCGCTCCATGTCGTCACGGTCGGCGAGGCGATGGGCGTGGTCACGAACGACCGGCCCGGCCCCCTCGACTCCTCGCGGGCGCACACGCTGAGCTTCGGGGGCGCGGAGAGCAACGTCGCGATCGGGCTGGCGCGCCTGGGGGGCGCGCGAGCTGGGTCAGCCTGCTGGGCGACGATCCGCTCGGCGATCTCATCGCGCGGGAGCTGCGGGCGGAGGGGGTGGCGGTCCACGCTCCCCTTCGCAGCGGTCGGCCGACGGGGATCATGCACAAGCACCGACGGACTACGGGGATGACCACGGTCAGCTTCTGGCGCGCGGGGAGCGCCGCCTCCCGGCTGACGCCGGCGGACGTCCCCGACGCGCTCCTGGCCACCGCGGACGTCGTCCATCTCACCGGGATCCTCGCCGGGCTCGGCCCCGACTCCCTCGCCTGCGCGCAGGACACGGCGCGCCGGGCCCGGGCGGTCGGGGCCCGCGTGTCGTTCGACGTCAACCATCGCACCGCGCTCTGGCGCGGCCGGGACGCGGGCGCCGCCTACCGTGACCTCGCCGCGGCCGCCGACGTGCTGTTCGCGGGCGAGGAGGAAGCCGCCATCCTGGTCGGCGCGGGGACGCCGGGCGAGCTGGCGGAGAGGCTGCGCGCCCTCGGCCCGCGGGAGGTCGTCATCAAGCGCGGCGCGGCCGGGGCCTTCGCGGACGACGGCTGCGACCGCCTCGACCTGCCGGCCGTGGCCGTCGACGCCGTGGACACGGTGGGCGCCGGGGACGCCTTCGTGGCGGGGTACCTGAGCCTGCGGCCGGAGGAAGCGCCTCTGGCGGAGCGGTTACGGCGCGCGGTGGCGGCGGGAGCCTTCGCTTGTCTGTCGTCCGGCGACTGGGAGGGCGCGCCGACGGCGGCGGAGCTCGCACGGCTCGGCGAAGAGGAGGGGGTGCTCCGATGACACGTGCGGTGCCGCAGATCGATCGTGGCCGTTCGAGGTCCCGCACTCGACGCTGAATCGCGACGGCTGGAGCGCTGGATCATCCCGCTTGCGCCCTCTCGACACAACGGAGGCCGACCGGCTCAACCGCCGATCTGCGTGCGCACCGTCCGTCCCGCGAGCAACGCGTATAGGCCCATCGACACCAGGAGCCCGACCGGCACCGAGAGGTCGAGCCCGCCCAGGGCCGCCCCGAGCGGGCCGGTCCACACCGTCGTCGACAGGAACATCGCGGTGGCGAAGCCCCCGGCGACCACGGAGACGAGACCCGGGATGCCGAAGCCGCCGGTGTACCAGAACCTGCCGCCTGGCCGTTCGTCGAACAGGTCTGTCCCGGAGTACCGGTTGCGGCGCAGGACGATGTCGGCGACGTAGACGCCCATCGTGGGCACGGAGATGATCAGCAGGAACTGCAGCATCAGGTTGACGGCGCTGATCAGATCGGATGCGACGACGAGCACGATCGTGAACGCGCAGCCGAGCGCACCGATGAGGATCGCGGAGGGGATGCGGCGGATCGGCACGCCGATCGACTGCAGGGCCATGCTCGCCGTGTAGGTCGTCATGCCGTTGAGCGAGATGCAGTTCACCAGGACGCCGAGCACGAACAGCGGGGCGAGCCAGGCCGGCAGCTTCTCGAGCAGGGAGTACTCGATGCCGTTCGCGAGACTGTCCGGCCCGATGGAACCGCCCAGCACGACGCCGAAGGCGGTGATGAGCACCGCGGGGAAGAGCTGTCCCAGCGCAGTCGCGCCGATGATGCCGGACGCTTTGGTGTCGCGTGGCAGGTATCGGGCCATGTCGGCGCTGTTGCTGAACGACAGCGGCGACGATGCCATCAGCGCGAACGCGATCGTGACGCTCACCCACAG harbors:
- a CDS encoding amino acid ABC transporter ATP-binding protein, encoding MITVTDLRLSFGATEVLHGITCDVAEGEVVCIIGASGSGKSTLLRCMNGLETPSHGSIEVNGHLLTAKERRADLAAVRRDVGMVFQQFNLFPHLTARENVTLAPRKVLGIGASEAAARADALLAKVGLSAKADAHPGNLSGGQAQRVAIARALAMQPRVMLFDEPTSALDPEIVGEVLSVMKGLAQEGMTMVVVTHEIGFAREVADRVIYMDDGRIVESGTPQQLLSHAQTERARAFLGKVL
- a CDS encoding mandelate racemase/muconate lactonizing enzyme family protein, encoding MRITRIDTCGLRGATPEGGWSHELQPDDIVHTLVAVHTDEGIVGVGSAFTSEALVRGAVDLLSPHLIGENPQEVERLTETLHQTAFWMGRGGSLTHATSAIDIALWDIAGQAASQPVGRLLGGRHRDRVRPYASVLMDEAGPMTENLGALVAAGFSAFKIGWWKFGRVDAATDEATVAAARAAVGDRLLAVDAGGSEAFFPGDRAWAKRTARMLADYDVAWFEEALAPDDIDGFAELRATSPVRISGGEVLTRRQSFQPYLDRHAFDIVQPDTTKGGGLSESRRIGWAAQDRGIRLIPHGWNTGIGLAADLQLASALSATDLVEYKTGSAYVDDLIHGGWTLDAEGFLDIPATPGLGVTLDEDTLGRYGTRPGFATATP
- a CDS encoding purine-cytosine permease family protein, with protein sequence MSDTSAIPASGAVAPGSESEFVDSANTPETRGIELIDDAQRHGRARDLFFVWSAPGVSVLNITVGASMTLVLGLEIWQALLVILASSALAVLPGIVAISGPAAGTSGSVVQRAIYGIHGNKIVIAFYGWFISGVFLALNWVAASFIGGELLVRWGFPDPISASILVAVVVSTITVIVAVYGHALILKAYLAISIGLFVIFALVIGFIAPALDWGFAQPEPLSGLPLWVSVTIAFALMASSPLSFSNSADMARYLPRDTKASGIIGATALGQLFPAVLITAFGVVLGGSIGPDSLANGIEYSLLEKLPAWLAPLFVLGVLVNCISLNGMTTYTASMALQSIGVPIRRIPSAILIGALGCAFTIVLVVASDLISAVNLMLQFLLIISVPTMGVYVADIVLRRNRYSGTDLFDERPGGRFWYTGGFGIPGLVSVVAGGFATAMFLSTTVWTGPLGAALGGLDLSVPVGLLVSMGLYALLAGRTVRTQIGG
- a CDS encoding amino acid ABC transporter permease encodes the protein MQLFFGDLIPHAPELLAGLGISILITLAAVLIGSPLGVGVYLLRASRLPVLRAIGAAYVEVIRNTPLLLQLYLIYFALPSVGVNFDPITAGILALSVNNSAYLAEIYRAGFEAIPRGQIEAADALGLSRRTTFFHVRLVPALRNVLPSLTNQVILLFLASSIASIVAVPELMHVMMGITTSTFRTIETFVVGGLLYFLVAFLIAGASRLLETRGIRWKVA
- a CDS encoding bifunctional 4-hydroxy-2-oxoglutarate aldolase/2-dehydro-3-deoxy-phosphogluconate aldolase; the encoded protein is MRPTPSDTLTRTGVLAVLRAPDASLYEPVVRTLAESGIRCIELTLTTPGTIAALPRLIAAAGEAEIGVGTVREEHEARAAIDAGARFLVSPGIMPGVAEAAAAGEVPVYPGAMTPTEVDAAWRLGAAAVKIFPAATVGPDYIGQLRGPFPDVRTLPSGGIALDEIPAWIAAGCIAVSLGGPLLGDAFAGGSLVALRDRAEQALAAVARGRGA
- a CDS encoding N-acyl-D-amino-acid deacylase family protein, translated to MVDLLIRGATVIDGTGAEPFPADVGIVGDRIAVVAPEAGIAAAAELDAGGLLLTPGLIDPHSHSDWSVLGNRDALSTVHQGVTTEVVGNCGVTYAPIADGDEETARRALAAFGYDGEVRWRSFADLLAVVHDGGTAQNLAWFVGHTGLRRAAARTEGDLVRTMERHLHEALDAGALGFSSGLEYGAGRNASTPELEALARVAGRHDAMYASHIRNRDMALAEAVAEFFRVVHAGELRAQLSHLNVRHDTGAHEGAWEEAVARLESERRSGVDVLADMTPYPDGIGLAAGLLPDWLLSAGEEAAAAALRDPAVRARVRADADRYWRFVHRGQWERVRLAVSPATPDWEGLILPEIAAANGTDEWDAYFDIMAASGGDLGAVQFMGALFHPDHVAEAVRHERFLLGVDGFTSRRDGVLGARTPHPLFFHGSQHFLSHHALRAGTLTLEEAVHKMTGAVARHFRLRDRGVVAEGAFADLVLWDPELLRATDTFVLPETYATAARHVWVNGTPVVSSGARTVHRPGIRLERADVL
- a CDS encoding sugar kinase, with the translated sequence MRSPVAVSSPSAIALSRRSRPSPADAARDPPAAPCRHGRRGDGRGHERPARPPRLLAGAHAELRGRGEQRRDRAGAPGGRASWVSLLGDDPLGDLIARELRAEGVAVHAPLRSGRPTGIMHKHRRTTGMTTVSFWRAGSAASRLTPADVPDALLATADVVHLTGILAGLGPDSLACAQDTARRARAVGARVSFDVNHRTALWRGRDAGAAYRDLAAAADVLFAGEEEAAILVGAGTPGELAERLRALGPREVVIKRGAAGAFADDGCDRLDLPAVAVDAVDTVGAGDAFVAGYLSLRPEEAPLAERLRRAVAAGAFACLSSGDWEGAPTAAELARLGEEEGVLR
- a CDS encoding amino acid ABC transporter permease codes for the protein MFTSFDLPDLLLILQGAFVTLQICLLAVLLGGVVGVLSGILAASPFAPLRWISAIWVGAIRGVPVLLIIFFVYFALPLMSPGSNVPDYWAAVIALTIFASAYISEIVRGSIQALPRGQFEAAQALGLSWPQQLRFVVMPQAARIMVPPGIGFLVVLIKDSSLVAVIGLIELTRAGNIVASQTGQPILAYLVVGAVYFVICFALSVAGRRYERRLTIHARPPRVEDALTLSRGDSK
- a CDS encoding transporter substrate-binding domain-containing protein, whose protein sequence is MKLTRILTGLAVAATTALALTACTSSGSAGAGGQESTLTKVLEKKTLVVGVFADAPPYGVMKSSGEYEGFDIDAAQALAASLGAEIEYVSTTNANRIPLLETGKVDIVIAALTNLDERAQKVAMSRPYAAEGQVVLVPTGSDISSYDDLDGRSVAATRGSVPATILEKRFPEADASLFEAVADSIQALRSGKVDALMESNSVVQGILADSGDEFVVVDAPQLSPSVVSMGLKQGDQLWLNYVDNFIRNYNISDAANDSYNEWLGTDVPELIK